Genomic window (Pseudomonas sp. MM211):
GGCGACATCGGCGAAGTGATCCAGAAGCATGCCGAGAAGCATGGTTTCTCGGTGGTGCGCGAGTTCTGCGGCCATGGTATCGGCTCGGTCTTCCACGAAGACCCGCAGGTACTGCACTACGGCCGTGCCGGCACCGGCATGGAGCTCAAGGAAGGCATGACCTTCACCATCGAACCGATGATCAACCAGGGCCGCGCAGAAACCCGCGTACTGGGTGACGGCTGGACTGCGATCACCAAGGATCGCAAGTTGTCCGCACAGTGGGAGCACACCCTGCTGGTCACTGCCGATGGTTACGAGATCTTCACCCTGCGCGCAGATGACACCATCGCACGCGTTTCTCCCTGATCTCGAACCACGCCTATAGATAGAAGGAAGGCCGCCGTATGCCGCAGGTAGACTCCGAGTTGTTTGATCGCGGCCAGTTCCAGGCGGAACTGGCGCTCAAGTCCAGCCCCATCGGCGCCTTCAAGAAAGCCATTCGCCGCGCCCACGATGTGCTTGACGCGCGCTTTCGGGGCGGCCGCGATGTGCGTCGCCTGGTCGAAGATCGTGCCTGGTTTACCGACCAGATACTGCTAGAAGCCTGGAATCGTTTTTCCTGGAGCACAGATGCCGAAATCGCCCTGCTGGCAGTGGGTGGCTATGGCCGTGGCGAGCTGCACCCGTATTCGGATATCGACCTGCTGATCCTGCTCGGTAGCGACGATCAGGAAACCTTCCGCGACGCGATCGAAGGCTTTCTCACCCTGCTCTGGGACATCGGCCTGGAAGTTGGCCAAAGCGTACGCTCGGTCGCCGAGTGTGCCGAAGAATCCCGCGCCGACCTGACCGTCATCACCAACCTGATGGAAAGCCGCACCATTGCCGGTCACGAGCACCTGCGTGGGCGCATGCAGGAAGTCACCTCCAGCGCACACATGTGGCCAAGCCAGGAGTTCTTCCTGGCCAAGCGTAATGAGCAGAAAAGCCGACACGCCAAGTACAACGACACCGAGTACAACCTGGAGCCCAACGTCAAAGGCTCACCTGGCGGGCTGCGCGACATCCAGACCATCCTGTGGATTGCACGCCGCCACTTCGGCACGCTCAATCTGCACGCGATGGTTGGCCAGGGTTTCCTGCTGGAAAGCGAATACACCCTGCTGGCCTCCTCCCAGGAATTTCTCTGGAAGGTGCGTTATGCCCTGCACATGCTGGCGGGTCGCGCCGAAGACCGTTTGCTGTTCGACCATCAGAGCAAGGTGGCCGAACTACTGGGCTACAACGAAGGCGACACCAAGCGCACTATCGAACGCTTCATGCAGAAGTACTACCGGGTGGTGATGGCCATCGCCGAGCTGAGCGACCTGATCAACCAGCACTTTGAAGAAGAAATTCTGCGTGCCGGTGAGAGTGGCCCGGCCACACCACTGAACAGCCGCTTCCAGGTTCGTGACGGTTACATCGAAGTCACCCACCCGAACGTATTCAAGCGCACGCCGTTCGCCATCATCGAAATCTTCGTGCTGATGGCCCAGCACCCGCATCTCAGTGGTGTGTGCGCGGACACCATCCGCCTGCTGCGCGACCACCGGCACCTGATCGACGACGATTTCCGCAAGGACATCCGCAATACCAGCCTGTTTATCGAGCTGTTCAAGTGCGAACAGGGCATCCACCGCAACCTGCGGCGCATGAACCGCTACGGCATTCTCGGCCGCTACCTGCCGGAGTTCGGCCATATCGTCGGGCAGATGCAGCACGACCTGTTCCACATCTATACGGTCGATGCCCACACACTCAACCTGATCAAACACCTGCGCAAGTTCAAATGGCCGGAGCTGGCGGAGAAATTCCCCCTGGCCAGCAAACTGATCGACAAGCTGCCCAAACCCGAACTGATCTACCTCGCCGGGCTCTATCACGATATCGGCAAGGGCCGAGGCGGCGACCACTCGGAACTGGGCGCCATCGATGCCGAAGCGTTTGGCCAGCGTCACCATCTGCCAACCTGGGACACCGGGCTGATCGTCTGGCTGGTGCAGAACCACCTGGCGATGTCGACCACCGCTCAGCGCAAGGATCTGTCCGACCCGCAGGTGATCCACGATTTCGCGGCCTTCGTGGGCGACCAGACCCACCTGGATTATCTCTACGTGCTCACCGTGGCAGACATCAACGCCACCAACCCGAGCCTGTGGAACTCCTGGCGTGCCAGCCTGATGCGCCAGCTCTACACGGAAACCAAGCGAGCCCTGCGCCGCGGCCTGGAAAATCCGGTGGAGCGCGAAGAGCAGATCCGTCTGACTCAAAGCGCGGCGCTGGATACTCTGGTACGCGGCGGCACCGACTCCGATGAAGTCGAACAACTCTGGTCGCAACTGGGCGATGACTACTTCCTGCGCCACACGGCCAGCGATGTGGCCTGGCATACCGATGCGATTCTCCAGCACCCGAGCGACGGCGGCCCGCTGGTGCTGGTCAAGGAAACGACGCAGCGCGAGTTCGAAGGCGGCACGCAGATTTTCATCTACGCACCGGATCAGCATGATTTCTTCGCGGTGACGGTGGCCGCCATGGCGCAGCTGAACCTGAACATTCACGACGCACGAATTCTCACCTCGACCAGCCAGTTCACGCTCGATACCTACATCGTGCTGGAGGTGGAAGGTGGCTCCATCGGCGATAATCCACAGCGCATCAAGCAGATTCGCCAGAGCCTGATCGATACCCTGAAGCACCCGGACGAGTACCCCAACATCATTCAGCGTCGGGTGCCGCGCCAGCTCAAGCACTTCGCTTTCGCGCCGCAGGTGACCATCCACAACGACGCCCAGCGGCCCGTCACCGTGCTGGAGCTGACCGCGCCGGATCGCCCCGGCCTACTGGCCAAGATCGGCCGGATATTCCTGGACTTCGACCTGTCACTGCAGAACGCCAAGATCGCCACGCTGGGCGAACGCGTAGAGGACGTCTTCTTCGTCACCGACGCCAACAACCAGCCGCTGTCCGACCCGGAGCTGTGCGCACGCCTGCAGCAGACCATCATCACCAAGCTGTCGGCGACCAGCAGCCCAAGCCCACTGCAGATCAGTATCTAACAGGCAAACCGCTAGGGCCTCGCAACGAGGCCCTAGCGGTATTCAGCGCTCTCAAATCCTGAAACTGTCCACCAGTTGCTTGAGGCGCCCGACCTGCTGATCCAGCTCGGTACAGGCGTTGAGGCTGGACTGCAGGTTGCGCACGCCGTCCTGGTTGAGGGTGTTTATCTCGGTAATGTCCATGTTCAGGCTTTCGATCACCGAGGTCTGCTCCTCGGTGGCGGTGGCCACGGACTGGTTCATGCCGTCGATCTCGCCGATGCGACGGGTCACGCCACGCAGATTCTCACCGGCCTGCCCGCCGATGCGTACGCTGTCATCGCTGAAGCGACGGCTCTCGCCCATGGTCGTCACGGCGTCACGAGCACCGGCCTGCAACTGCTCGATCATCTGCTGGATTTCCTGAGCCGAGCTCTGGGTGCGTTGCGCCAGGTTGCGTACTTCATCCGCGACCACGGCGAAACCACGTCCGGCCTCACCGGCACGAGCCGCTTCGATGGCGGCGTTGAGCGCCAGCAGGTTGGTCTGCTCGGAAATCCCCTTGATCACATCGAGAATCTGACCGATATCGCTGCTCTTCTGGCTCAGCACTTCGATATGGCTGCCGGACGCCTGGATCTTGTCCGACAAGTCGCCCATGGAGCCTAGGGTACGCTCGACCATCTTCTGCCCTTCTTCGGCATCACGGCGGGCATCGCTGGCCTGCACCGACGCATCGGCGGCGTTGCGGGCGATTTCCTGGGCGGCAGCGCCCAATTCGTTGATGGCTGCGGCAACACTATCAGTACGCGCGGCCTGTTCACTGGAGTTGCCCATTGAGGCGTTTGACGCCTCGACCACCATGCTCACCCGCGCATGCACTTCACGGGTCGCCGAAGCCACTTCACGGATCGACTCGTGGATACGCTCGACAAAGCGGTTGAAGGCACCCGCCAGTTCGCCGAACTCGTCACCGGAATCGATTTTCAGGCGCTGGGTCAGATCGCCCTCGCCTTCGGCGATGCCGCCCATGGCGTGGCTCATCACGTGCAGCGGGCGCAGCAGAATGCGGATCAGCGCGCCAAGCAACAGCAGGATCGCGATTACCCCGATGACCGTGGACATCAGCGCCGAGATACGGAACTCTTGCAGGGCGGCGAACGCTTTGCCCTGGTCGACGGACAGGCCGACGTACCAACGCACCCCGGCCAGCCCCTGAACCGGCAGGAAGGTGACGATGCGCGCGCTGCCATCGACAGCGGAGACATCCTGCAGACCGGACTCCAGGCGCGGAGCACCACCAGGGAACAGATCCGGCAGCTTCTTGA
Coding sequences:
- a CDS encoding methyl-accepting chemotaxis protein, translated to MVVEASNASMGNSSEQAARTDSVAAAINELGAAAQEIARNAADASVQASDARRDAEEGQKMVERTLGSMGDLSDKIQASGSHIEVLSQKSSDIGQILDVIKGISEQTNLLALNAAIEAARAGEAGRGFAVVADEVRNLAQRTQSSAQEIQQMIEQLQAGARDAVTTMGESRRFSDDSVRIGGQAGENLRGVTRRIGEIDGMNQSVATATEEQTSVIESLNMDITEINTLNQDGVRNLQSSLNACTELDQQVGRLKQLVDSFRI
- a CDS encoding [protein-PII] uridylyltransferase, whose product is MPQVDSELFDRGQFQAELALKSSPIGAFKKAIRRAHDVLDARFRGGRDVRRLVEDRAWFTDQILLEAWNRFSWSTDAEIALLAVGGYGRGELHPYSDIDLLILLGSDDQETFRDAIEGFLTLLWDIGLEVGQSVRSVAECAEESRADLTVITNLMESRTIAGHEHLRGRMQEVTSSAHMWPSQEFFLAKRNEQKSRHAKYNDTEYNLEPNVKGSPGGLRDIQTILWIARRHFGTLNLHAMVGQGFLLESEYTLLASSQEFLWKVRYALHMLAGRAEDRLLFDHQSKVAELLGYNEGDTKRTIERFMQKYYRVVMAIAELSDLINQHFEEEILRAGESGPATPLNSRFQVRDGYIEVTHPNVFKRTPFAIIEIFVLMAQHPHLSGVCADTIRLLRDHRHLIDDDFRKDIRNTSLFIELFKCEQGIHRNLRRMNRYGILGRYLPEFGHIVGQMQHDLFHIYTVDAHTLNLIKHLRKFKWPELAEKFPLASKLIDKLPKPELIYLAGLYHDIGKGRGGDHSELGAIDAEAFGQRHHLPTWDTGLIVWLVQNHLAMSTTAQRKDLSDPQVIHDFAAFVGDQTHLDYLYVLTVADINATNPSLWNSWRASLMRQLYTETKRALRRGLENPVEREEQIRLTQSAALDTLVRGGTDSDEVEQLWSQLGDDYFLRHTASDVAWHTDAILQHPSDGGPLVLVKETTQREFEGGTQIFIYAPDQHDFFAVTVAAMAQLNLNIHDARILTSTSQFTLDTYIVLEVEGGSIGDNPQRIKQIRQSLIDTLKHPDEYPNIIQRRVPRQLKHFAFAPQVTIHNDAQRPVTVLELTAPDRPGLLAKIGRIFLDFDLSLQNAKIATLGERVEDVFFVTDANNQPLSDPELCARLQQTIITKLSATSSPSPLQISI